One genomic segment of Aquipluma nitroreducens includes these proteins:
- a CDS encoding 3-keto-disaccharide hydrolase has translation MNRNILVLLLIAVFFSFVRNAEGQSPIADHKQSAISQNGEWIPLFNGKNLDGWTLKVTGYQSGENPLNGFRVENGILKIDYSKFDKFNGRFGHLFYKEKLSSYILHVEYRFVGEMLPDAPSYCYRNSGVMVHSQSPESMDIDQNWPVSIEVQLLGSTDSVKQTTANFCTPGTTVYFKDQPTNEHCISSNSKYFPDGEWVNLDIVVQGGKTITNIVNGDTVLVCSKPQIGGYLLPKKYPLPEGTLLEDGFIALQSEGQPLEFRRVDIKYLDK, from the coding sequence ATGAACCGAAACATTTTAGTATTACTACTTATTGCTGTGTTTTTCAGCTTTGTCCGGAACGCTGAAGGTCAATCACCTATAGCCGATCATAAACAATCTGCGATTTCTCAGAATGGTGAATGGATACCTCTATTCAATGGAAAAAACCTGGATGGTTGGACTCTAAAAGTAACCGGATACCAATCAGGAGAAAATCCACTTAACGGATTTAGGGTCGAAAACGGAATTCTTAAAATCGATTACAGTAAATTCGACAAATTTAATGGCCGCTTTGGACATTTGTTTTACAAAGAGAAGTTGTCGTCATACATTCTTCATGTCGAATATCGGTTTGTTGGAGAAATGTTGCCTGATGCTCCCTCGTATTGTTACCGAAACAGTGGAGTTATGGTTCATTCCCAGTCGCCCGAAAGCATGGATATTGACCAGAACTGGCCGGTTTCAATTGAAGTACAATTACTTGGAAGTACGGATTCGGTTAAACAGACTACCGCGAACTTTTGTACACCAGGAACAACCGTTTATTTTAAGGACCAGCCAACAAATGAACATTGCATTAGTTCCAATTCGAAATATTTCCCTGATGGAGAATGGGTTAACCTTGACATTGTAGTACAAGGAGGCAAAACCATAACCAACATAGTAAATGGCGACACGGTACTCGTATGCTCGAAACCACAGATTGGAGGATATTTATTACCCAAAAAATATCCGTTACCTGAAGGTACTCTTTTGGAAGATGGCTTCATCGCATTGCAGTCTGAAGGTCAACCTCTTGAATTCAGAAGAGTTGACATAAAATATCTTGATAAATAG
- a CDS encoding M14 family metallopeptidase has translation MRNLALAIALIFTSFLSFAQTLTVAESSGFESTSKEKDINDFIKSITKHSSIVRVETIAVSTEGRPIPLMVIADPMPKSTQNLANDKRMVLYIQANIHAGEVEGKEASLMFARDLLSGTKKEVLKNLIILICPNFNPDGNEAISVNNRTHQNGPKNGVGVRYNGQMLDINRDGIKLETPEMNGLLKNVFLKWDPQVTVDCHTTNGSYHEEPVTFSWMMNVAGDRSLTKYMEKQMMPDVAAILRDQYKVENCFYGEFLDMKNPEKGWEEYASEPRYMTNYIGVRNRLAILNENYVYADYKSRVLGCYALLQSITDYCASHTNEIKQLINESDKKTVARGLNPSPVDSFPIEYIGKPIQEKVTIKTYEVDEVTNANGEKSYKKTDRKKTVTVPYIATYEATKSVKFPFAYLVTISDPLVINLMQRHGIQVNKLNKSQNLDVLSFKITDLQADKHLNQGHFTQTITGNWEPQHKEFKAGTFVIRTAQPLANLAAYMLEPQTNDGLLTWNFMDRYLLPQWGKGFNAYPVYKIIDATEINDTVIPLQ, from the coding sequence ATGCGCAATTTGGCCTTAGCAATCGCCTTAATTTTTACGTCATTCCTGAGTTTTGCACAAACGTTAACTGTTGCTGAAAGCTCTGGCTTTGAATCCACCTCAAAAGAGAAAGACATCAACGATTTTATCAAGTCGATCACAAAACATTCGTCGATTGTCCGGGTTGAAACAATTGCTGTTTCTACTGAAGGAAGGCCAATTCCGCTGATGGTTATTGCCGATCCGATGCCAAAATCCACTCAGAATCTGGCTAACGACAAACGAATGGTTCTTTACATTCAGGCCAATATACATGCTGGTGAAGTGGAAGGAAAGGAAGCCTCATTGATGTTTGCACGCGATTTGCTTTCAGGAACGAAAAAGGAAGTACTGAAAAATTTGATTATTTTGATTTGCCCGAATTTTAACCCCGATGGAAACGAAGCCATCAGCGTGAATAACCGTACCCATCAGAACGGCCCTAAAAACGGAGTTGGAGTTCGCTACAATGGTCAGATGCTTGACATAAACCGCGATGGCATCAAGTTGGAGACACCCGAAATGAATGGGTTGCTCAAAAATGTATTCCTGAAATGGGATCCGCAGGTTACTGTTGATTGCCATACCACCAACGGATCGTACCACGAAGAACCGGTAACCTTTTCGTGGATGATGAATGTGGCTGGCGACCGCTCGTTGACCAAATACATGGAAAAACAGATGATGCCTGATGTGGCTGCGATTCTGCGCGACCAGTACAAAGTTGAAAACTGTTTTTACGGCGAATTTCTTGACATGAAAAATCCGGAGAAAGGCTGGGAAGAATATGCTTCGGAACCCCGCTACATGACCAATTACATTGGCGTTCGTAACCGATTGGCTATCCTTAACGAGAATTATGTGTATGCCGACTACAAATCGCGGGTACTTGGCTGCTATGCTTTGTTGCAGTCAATTACCGATTATTGCGCTTCGCACACCAACGAAATCAAGCAACTCATCAACGAATCGGACAAAAAGACCGTTGCCCGTGGCTTAAATCCATCACCAGTCGATTCGTTCCCAATTGAATACATAGGAAAACCTATTCAGGAGAAAGTAACGATAAAAACTTATGAAGTAGATGAAGTTACCAATGCCAATGGCGAGAAAAGTTATAAAAAAACAGATCGAAAAAAGACAGTAACTGTTCCCTATATTGCAACTTACGAAGCAACCAAAAGCGTAAAATTTCCGTTTGCTTATCTGGTTACAATTTCTGATCCTTTAGTGATTAATCTGATGCAAAGGCATGGCATACAAGTCAATAAACTGAATAAATCGCAGAATTTAGATGTGCTTTCATTCAAAATTACTGATCTTCAAGCTGATAAACACCTGAATCAGGGACATTTTACTCAAACTATAACTGGGAATTGGGAACCTCAGCACAAGGAATTCAAGGCGGGTACATTTGTAATTCGAACAGCTCAGCCGCTCGCCAACCTTGCGGCCTACATGCTCGAACCACAAACTAACGATGGACTGCTAACCTGGAATTTTATGGATCGTTACCTGTTACCTCAATGGGGAAAGGGGTTCAACGCTTATCCGGTTTATAAAATTATTGATGCAACAGAAATTAATGATACTGTTATACCTTTACAGTAA
- a CDS encoding hemolysin family protein: MELIVLGFLIVLNGFFALSETALISSKKARLEQYKIKGGSGAKIALKLLENSEVFLSAIQVGITLIGIITGVYGGMSIADDVAPFFLQYDFTREYAHEIALSLTVIGITYISIVIGELVPKTIAMNRPEKIAIRVAVPVYYFSKIFYPFVRLLAISTNLINQLIGIKPSEGQVTEEELRHMMRFASNEGVIEKEQNRMHEKVFYFSDKKARHIMTHRKDVEWIDSEQSGESFHAKILGLKHSKIIVCRNTIDEFTGILNVKEYLINFYSPSPRKLEALLHNPLVIPENADAQKVLEIFRQKQNYTAVIVDEYGSFEGIITLHDIIENIIGNVPEEGETPEPEVFVRSDKSILVSGDAPIETLVDLIEDFDLDFEKIDYSTVAGYVFNQINKIPELGDKVILSDCTIEVVDIDNNKIDKVLITKRK; encoded by the coding sequence ATGGAACTCATTGTACTTGGATTTCTAATTGTACTGAACGGATTTTTTGCTTTATCTGAAACAGCATTGATTTCGAGCAAAAAAGCACGATTGGAGCAATATAAAATTAAAGGTGGTTCTGGGGCTAAAATAGCATTGAAGTTACTTGAAAATTCTGAAGTTTTTCTCTCTGCGATTCAGGTTGGCATCACTTTAATTGGCATTATTACTGGTGTTTATGGCGGGATGAGCATTGCTGACGACGTCGCTCCGTTCTTCCTTCAATACGATTTTACACGGGAATATGCACACGAAATAGCACTTTCTCTTACCGTTATAGGAATCACATACATCTCCATTGTAATTGGCGAACTGGTACCCAAAACCATAGCAATGAACAGGCCTGAAAAAATTGCAATCAGAGTTGCAGTACCTGTATATTACTTCAGCAAAATATTTTATCCTTTTGTCAGGCTTCTGGCAATCTCAACCAATCTGATAAACCAACTGATTGGTATTAAACCTTCAGAAGGACAGGTTACTGAAGAAGAACTACGGCATATGATGAGATTTGCTTCAAACGAAGGCGTGATTGAGAAAGAGCAAAACCGCATGCACGAAAAAGTATTCTACTTTTCAGATAAAAAGGCCAGACACATCATGACTCACCGCAAAGATGTGGAATGGATAGACAGTGAGCAATCGGGAGAAAGTTTTCATGCTAAAATACTGGGTCTTAAACACAGTAAAATTATTGTTTGCCGAAACACTATTGATGAATTCACTGGCATTCTGAATGTTAAAGAATATCTGATTAATTTTTATTCACCCTCACCGCGTAAATTAGAAGCTTTATTACACAATCCACTTGTCATTCCTGAAAATGCAGATGCACAAAAAGTGTTAGAGATTTTTAGGCAGAAACAAAATTATACTGCGGTTATTGTTGACGAATACGGAAGTTTTGAAGGAATTATTACACTGCACGACATCATTGAAAATATCATTGGAAATGTACCCGAAGAGGGCGAAACACCGGAACCAGAAGTATTTGTTCGTTCCGACAAATCGATTTTAGTGAGCGGAGACGCTCCCATTGAAACGCTGGTCGACCTGATTGAAGATTTCGACCTCGACTTTGAAAAAATTGATTACTCCACTGTTGCCGGGTATGTGTTCAACCAGATCAATAAAATTCCGGAGTTGGGCGACAAGGTTATTTTATCAGACTGCACCATCGAAGTGGTGGACATTGACAACAATAAGATTGACAAAGTATTAATTACGAAAAGAAAATAA
- a CDS encoding alpha/beta hydrolase: MKRLIGVFVAMFLFVSAFSQSGGKVSDNLLMTSKILKMDRKYAIYLPADYETSDRSYPVLYLLHGAGDDQTGWVQFGEVKSIADKAIQEGKCTAMIIVMPDGDTGQRGYFNSPKGDWNYEDFFFQELMPYVEKTYRIRTHKRYRAIAGLSMGGGGTFMYALHHPELFSAACTLSAYAGPISLEEAATRWEKQYPGISKDEQAKYFTRHSALELIKNMPDDQKKSVRWYIDCGDDDFLYEGNSLIHIAMRKKEIPHEFRIRDGAHNWTYWREALPTVLEFVSQGFHQY, encoded by the coding sequence ATGAAAAGACTTATTGGTGTATTTGTTGCAATGTTTTTGTTCGTGTCGGCTTTTTCGCAATCAGGTGGTAAAGTGTCTGACAATTTATTGATGACCAGTAAAATTCTGAAAATGGACCGGAAATATGCGATCTATCTTCCGGCTGATTACGAAACTTCAGATCGCAGTTATCCTGTTTTGTACTTGTTGCACGGCGCTGGTGACGATCAGACCGGTTGGGTTCAATTTGGCGAAGTCAAGTCAATTGCCGATAAAGCTATTCAGGAAGGGAAATGCACTGCGATGATTATCGTTATGCCTGATGGTGATACTGGTCAGCGCGGTTATTTTAATAGTCCGAAAGGTGACTGGAACTACGAGGATTTTTTCTTTCAGGAATTGATGCCGTATGTTGAAAAGACATACCGAATTCGTACCCATAAAAGGTATCGTGCTATTGCTGGCCTTTCAATGGGAGGTGGCGGTACATTTATGTATGCTTTGCACCATCCTGAATTGTTTTCAGCAGCTTGTACGTTAAGTGCTTATGCCGGCCCAATTTCGCTGGAAGAAGCGGCTACCCGTTGGGAAAAACAGTATCCGGGTATATCAAAAGATGAACAGGCTAAATACTTTACCAGGCACAGCGCACTTGAACTCATTAAAAATATGCCAGATGATCAGAAAAAATCGGTTCGTTGGTACATCGATTGTGGCGACGATGATTTTTTGTATGAGGGAAATAGTTTGATTCACATTGCCATGCGGAAGAAAGAAATTCCACATGAATTTCGAATTCGCGATGGAGCTCACAACTGGACGTATTGGCGCGAAGCTTTGCCAACTGTTCTGGAATTTGTGTCACAAGGATTTCATCAATATTAG
- the purN gene encoding phosphoribosylglycinamide formyltransferase, whose amino-acid sequence MKRIAIFASGSGTNAQKIIEYFSTSKEIVVDSLWSNNENAYALIRAEKLGIETFTFESDEFYRSNEILDRLYDHRIDMIVLAGFLWLVPRNLTELFTVINIHPALLPKYGGKGMFGVNVHKAVLASKDKESGITIHQVNQDYDKGKIIFQATCPILPKDTPETLAARIHELEYQHYPRVIEEVLLSEEDDD is encoded by the coding sequence ATGAAACGAATTGCCATTTTTGCCTCGGGCTCCGGGACGAATGCCCAAAAGATAATTGAGTATTTCTCAACCAGTAAGGAGATTGTTGTTGATTCACTTTGGTCGAATAATGAAAATGCGTATGCACTAATCCGGGCAGAAAAACTCGGAATTGAAACGTTCACATTCGAGAGTGACGAATTTTACAGAAGTAACGAGATTTTAGACAGACTCTACGACCATAGGATTGACATGATTGTTCTGGCCGGTTTCCTTTGGCTGGTTCCACGTAATCTCACCGAATTATTTACTGTTATCAATATTCATCCGGCTTTATTGCCCAAATACGGTGGAAAAGGTATGTTCGGGGTAAATGTGCACAAAGCCGTACTTGCTTCAAAAGACAAAGAATCCGGAATCACAATCCATCAGGTCAATCAGGATTACGATAAGGGAAAGATTATTTTTCAGGCAACTTGTCCAATATTGCCAAAGGATACTCCGGAAACACTTGCTGCTCGCATTCATGAGTTAGAATATCAGCATTACCCACGGGTAATTGAGGAAGTGTTATTAAGTGAAGAAGATGATGATTAA
- a CDS encoding 3-keto-disaccharide hydrolase → MFLFFLITFVGISTATANPVSGAKPTEPKPLTKENLLDQPTDFDSLFNGKDLTGWGYRNKEQGEFVFDSFKGRNQSNDGRFKVIDGSLTVNPNNYVELNDPSYITLWTEEEYPNDFILTIEFRASKNADSGIFIRGIQLQCRDYLVAGPYKDLKNYKAQEWNRIEIVVKGNVALCTCNGELLEDALKLPATGSLGLEADRGQVEYRNIRIKELQ, encoded by the coding sequence ATGTTCCTTTTTTTCCTGATCACATTTGTAGGAATATCAACCGCAACAGCTAACCCGGTTTCAGGAGCAAAACCAACAGAGCCAAAACCGCTGACAAAAGAAAATTTGCTGGATCAACCCACTGATTTTGATAGCCTGTTTAATGGGAAAGACCTAACCGGTTGGGGTTATCGGAACAAGGAACAAGGGGAATTTGTCTTTGATTCATTCAAGGGTAGGAATCAATCAAATGATGGTCGCTTTAAAGTGATAGATGGTTCGCTTACTGTTAATCCCAATAACTACGTGGAATTAAATGACCCATCCTACATCACTCTGTGGACGGAAGAGGAGTACCCCAATGATTTTATCCTTACAATTGAGTTTCGGGCATCAAAGAATGCCGATAGCGGAATTTTCATTCGCGGAATACAGTTGCAATGTCGGGATTACCTTGTTGCAGGACCGTACAAGGATCTCAAGAATTACAAAGCGCAGGAATGGAATCGGATTGAAATTGTTGTAAAGGGTAATGTTGCCCTTTGTACCTGCAACGGCGAGCTACTTGAAGACGCGCTAAAACTTCCGGCCACTGGCTCACTCGGACTCGAAGCTGATCGGGGACAGGTGGAGTATCGCAATATCCGGATTAAAGAATTACAATAG
- a CDS encoding acyl carrier protein, with protein MSDVAAKVKAIIVDKLGVDESEVTLEASFTNDLGADSLDTVELIMEFEKEFDLAIPDDQAEKISTVGEAISHIEANLK; from the coding sequence ATGTCTGACGTTGCAGCAAAAGTAAAAGCAATTATTGTTGACAAATTAGGTGTTGATGAAAGTGAAGTTACCCTCGAAGCATCATTCACCAATGACCTTGGTGCTGATTCACTTGACACCGTAGAATTGATCATGGAATTTGAAAAAGAATTCGATTTGGCTATTCCAGATGATCAGGCTGAAAAAATCTCAACTGTAGGTGAAGCGATTTCGCACATCGAAGCAAATTTGAAGTAA
- a CDS encoding NADP-dependent malic enzyme, which translates to MDNSKNQEALNYHKEGRPGKIQVVPTKPYSTQRDLALAYSPGVAIPCLEIQKDLQCAYDYTAKGNLVAVISNGTAVLGLGDIGALAGKPVMEGKGLLFKIFADIDVFDIEVNEKDPAKFIEVVKAISPTFGGINLEDIKAPECFEIEEKLKEALDIPLMHDDQHGTAIISASALINALELIGKKIEDIKIVVNGAGAAASSCTTLYMALGAKLENIIMVDSKGVISTRRTDLNSRKLPFATSLPCNTLAEAVAGSDVFLGLSVEGCLTIEMVRSMNENPIVFACANPNPEISYADAMASRPDIIFATGRSDYPNQVNNVLGFPYIFRGALDVRSTGINEAMKVAAVLAIAELAKKPVPEVVTSAYNTTHLSFGRQYIIPKPLDPRLLITVAPAVAKAAMESGIARKPITDWDKYAEELRQRMGLDNKLLRGLTEKAKENPKRVVFAEANHINMLKAASVARAEGICIPILLGNEERIEKLITKNQIELEGVEIVNLRHDRENSRRKKYAKMLTAKRQREGMTFDEAYEKMFDRNYFGMMMVESGDADAFITGVYTKYQDAIVPAIEIVGMREGLKHIAGLNIVTSKLGTFFFADTMVNNHPSKETLIDIAKLTHDAVLLFNTEPVMAMLSYSNFGERNVGSPAMIHEAVDYLHKNNPEMLIDGEMQVNFALDKELRHDKFPFSKVDGMNVNTLIFPNLSSSSIAYKLMLEIGMCDTIGPIQMGLNKPIHILNVESSVRDILNMVTVAVIDAQVEEQKSLNLQK; encoded by the coding sequence ATGGATAACTCTAAAAATCAAGAAGCTTTAAATTATCACAAGGAAGGGAGACCTGGTAAAATTCAGGTTGTTCCTACCAAACCTTACAGTACCCAACGCGACTTAGCGCTTGCTTATTCGCCTGGCGTGGCTATACCTTGTCTGGAGATTCAAAAAGATCTTCAGTGCGCATACGATTACACAGCCAAAGGAAATTTGGTTGCTGTAATTTCGAACGGAACTGCAGTTCTGGGTTTGGGCGACATTGGCGCTTTGGCCGGGAAACCAGTAATGGAAGGAAAGGGTTTGCTGTTTAAGATATTTGCCGATATCGACGTTTTCGATATTGAAGTGAATGAAAAAGATCCGGCTAAATTTATCGAAGTGGTAAAAGCCATCTCGCCAACTTTTGGTGGTATTAACCTTGAGGACATTAAAGCTCCTGAATGTTTTGAAATCGAAGAAAAGCTGAAAGAAGCTTTAGACATTCCGCTCATGCATGATGACCAACATGGAACTGCTATTATTTCGGCATCGGCGTTGATCAATGCACTCGAACTGATTGGCAAGAAAATAGAAGATATTAAAATTGTGGTCAATGGTGCCGGAGCTGCAGCTTCATCGTGTACCACGCTCTATATGGCCCTCGGAGCCAAACTCGAAAATATAATAATGGTCGATAGTAAAGGTGTTATTTCAACTCGTCGTACCGACCTGAACAGCCGCAAACTCCCATTTGCAACCTCACTTCCTTGCAATACGCTTGCCGAAGCAGTTGCTGGTTCCGATGTTTTCCTTGGACTTTCAGTTGAAGGTTGTCTTACCATAGAAATGGTTCGAAGCATGAACGAAAATCCAATAGTATTTGCCTGCGCCAATCCAAATCCGGAAATCTCATACGCCGATGCAATGGCTTCGCGTCCTGATATTATTTTTGCTACTGGCCGCAGCGATTATCCCAATCAGGTCAATAACGTGCTTGGATTCCCCTATATTTTCCGTGGTGCGTTAGATGTACGCTCAACTGGAATTAATGAAGCAATGAAGGTTGCAGCTGTGCTTGCTATTGCTGAACTAGCTAAAAAACCAGTTCCTGAAGTAGTGACTTCAGCCTATAATACAACTCACTTAAGTTTTGGACGCCAGTACATTATTCCGAAACCACTTGATCCACGTCTGTTAATTACAGTGGCACCAGCTGTGGCAAAAGCAGCAATGGAAAGTGGCATTGCCCGTAAACCAATTACCGATTGGGACAAATATGCTGAGGAATTACGTCAACGCATGGGTCTCGACAATAAACTTCTCCGTGGATTAACTGAAAAAGCAAAAGAAAATCCAAAAAGAGTTGTCTTTGCTGAAGCGAACCACATCAATATGTTGAAAGCAGCTTCGGTTGCCAGAGCCGAAGGTATCTGTATCCCAATTCTTCTTGGTAACGAGGAGCGTATTGAGAAACTGATTACTAAAAATCAGATCGAACTGGAAGGTGTTGAAATTGTAAACCTCCGTCACGACAGGGAGAATTCCAGACGCAAGAAATATGCTAAAATGTTGACGGCAAAACGTCAGCGCGAGGGAATGACTTTTGATGAGGCATACGAAAAAATGTTCGACCGCAACTATTTTGGTATGATGATGGTTGAATCTGGCGATGCCGATGCTTTCATTACCGGAGTTTATACCAAATACCAAGATGCCATTGTTCCGGCCATCGAAATTGTTGGTATGCGTGAAGGGTTGAAGCACATTGCCGGGTTGAATATTGTAACTTCAAAACTGGGAACATTCTTCTTTGCCGATACTATGGTAAACAACCATCCTTCAAAAGAAACCCTGATTGATATTGCTAAACTAACTCACGATGCTGTTCTTCTGTTCAATACCGAACCGGTAATGGCAATGCTTTCGTATTCAAACTTTGGCGAACGGAATGTTGGAAGCCCGGCAATGATTCACGAAGCGGTTGATTATTTGCATAAGAATAATCCTGAAATGCTGATTGACGGAGAAATGCAGGTGAATTTTGCTCTTGATAAAGAGCTGCGCCACGATAAATTCCCATTCTCGAAAGTTGATGGAATGAATGTGAATACTCTAATTTTCCCGAACCTTAGTTCATCAAGTATTGCCTATAAACTGATGCTCGAAATCGGTATGTGCGATACCATTGGACCAATCCAGATGGGTTTGAACAAGCCAATCCACATCCTGAATGTTGAAAGTTCGGTTCGCGATATTCTGAATATGGTTACCGTTGCCGTAATTGATGCTCAGGTCGAAGAACAGAAGTCTTTGAATCTTCAGAAGTAA
- the fabF gene encoding beta-ketoacyl-ACP synthase II has translation MEFKRVVVTGLGTVNPLGNSIEEFWDGLKNGKSGAGPITHFDATTHKTTFACELKNFDPSVYVEKKEIRKHDPFTLYAYAAAAQAMEDSGLDLEKIDKDRAGVVWGAGIGGLQTFFEETLNYKNEMPRYSPFFIPKMIANIASGLLSIRYGFRGPNFTTVTACASSSTALIEAMNYIRMGKVDVFISGGSEAAINPAGLAGFNSMRALSTRNDDPTTASRPFDLDRDGFVMGEGAGALILEEYEHAVKRGAKIYAELVGGGMSADAYHMTAPDPESGGATLCMKWALEDAGMNPEDIDYINVHGTSTPLGDIAEPQAIQKLFGEHAYKMSISSTKSMTGHLLGATGAVEAIACILAIQEGIIPPTINHFKDDPEIDSKLDFTFNVAKERKIRTALSNTFGFGGHNATVIFKKI, from the coding sequence ATGGAATTTAAACGGGTAGTTGTTACCGGCCTTGGAACTGTAAACCCGCTTGGTAATTCTATTGAGGAATTCTGGGACGGCTTAAAAAATGGGAAAAGTGGCGCAGGCCCTATTACTCATTTTGATGCCACCACTCACAAAACAACTTTTGCCTGCGAGCTGAAGAATTTCGATCCTTCGGTCTATGTGGAGAAAAAAGAAATCAGGAAACACGATCCTTTCACTTTGTATGCTTATGCAGCTGCTGCACAGGCAATGGAAGATTCTGGTCTTGATCTCGAAAAAATCGACAAAGACAGGGCTGGAGTTGTTTGGGGTGCCGGAATTGGAGGCTTACAAACCTTCTTTGAAGAAACGTTGAATTATAAAAACGAGATGCCTCGATATTCGCCGTTCTTCATTCCTAAAATGATTGCCAACATTGCAAGTGGTTTACTCTCTATCCGATACGGATTTAGAGGCCCAAATTTCACAACGGTAACAGCATGTGCTTCTTCCTCAACAGCCCTTATCGAAGCGATGAATTATATTCGTATGGGTAAGGTGGATGTATTTATCTCCGGAGGTTCAGAGGCAGCAATAAATCCTGCAGGCTTAGCTGGATTTAATTCCATGCGGGCTCTTTCGACCCGAAATGATGATCCAACGACAGCTTCACGTCCTTTTGACTTGGATCGCGATGGATTTGTGATGGGAGAAGGTGCTGGAGCTCTCATTTTAGAAGAGTATGAGCACGCGGTAAAACGTGGTGCAAAAATTTATGCCGAGTTGGTAGGTGGTGGTATGTCAGCTGATGCTTACCATATGACTGCCCCCGATCCTGAATCAGGTGGTGCAACTTTATGCATGAAATGGGCTTTGGAAGATGCAGGTATGAATCCGGAAGACATTGATTATATTAATGTACACGGAACTTCAACTCCACTTGGAGACATCGCTGAACCTCAGGCTATTCAGAAATTATTTGGAGAACATGCTTACAAAATGAGCATTAGTTCAACCAAATCGATGACTGGTCACTTACTGGGAGCAACTGGTGCTGTTGAAGCAATTGCATGTATCCTCGCTATCCAAGAGGGTATAATTCCACCCACAATTAATCACTTTAAGGATGACCCTGAAATCGACTCAAAACTTGATTTCACATTCAATGTAGCTAAAGAACGCAAAATCAGAACTGCATTAAGCAATACGTTTGGTTTTGGCGGACACAATGCTACTGTTATTTTCAAGAAAATTTAA
- a CDS encoding sugar phosphate isomerase/epimerase family protein, translated as MKTSRRSFIQKSAVLLAGTALLSKAAFASFKSDEIVGLQLYSVRDDMKKDPMGTLTQLAKMGYTHVEHANYIDRKFYGFSAKEFKKVLDDLGLKMPSGHTVMGKNHWDAAKKDFTDAWKYTVEDAAYMGQKYVISPWMDESMRKTYDDLMVYLDVFAQCGDLCKKSGMKFGYHNHWAEFTEELNGMKLFDIMMKTLDVNKVVMQLDIGNMYIGGAKALDVISKYPGKFELIHVKDEIASTNAEKWESAILGKGIIPVKEVLDICRKTGGTQVYIIEQEAYQGKAPIACVKEDLEIIKGWGY; from the coding sequence ATGAAAACATCACGCCGTTCATTTATTCAAAAAAGCGCAGTTTTGCTTGCCGGGACTGCTTTGTTGTCGAAAGCTGCATTTGCTTCATTCAAATCCGATGAAATTGTTGGTTTGCAGCTCTATTCTGTTCGCGACGATATGAAAAAAGATCCGATGGGAACACTAACTCAGTTGGCCAAAATGGGATACACGCATGTTGAACACGCCAATTACATCGACCGTAAATTCTATGGATTTTCTGCGAAAGAATTCAAAAAAGTGCTGGACGATCTTGGACTAAAAATGCCTAGTGGTCACACTGTGATGGGCAAAAACCATTGGGATGCAGCGAAAAAAGATTTTACCGATGCCTGGAAATACACCGTTGAAGATGCAGCCTACATGGGGCAAAAGTATGTAATTAGTCCGTGGATGGATGAAAGCATGCGTAAAACCTACGACGATCTGATGGTTTATCTCGATGTTTTCGCCCAATGTGGTGATCTGTGTAAAAAATCGGGTATGAAATTCGGATACCACAACCATTGGGCTGAATTCACCGAAGAATTAAATGGCATGAAACTTTTCGATATCATGATGAAAACGCTGGATGTAAATAAAGTGGTCATGCAACTCGATATTGGAAACATGTATATTGGTGGAGCAAAAGCACTTGATGTAATCAGTAAATATCCCGGGAAATTTGAATTAATCCATGTGAAGGATGAAATTGCATCGACTAATGCTGAGAAATGGGAAAGTGCTATTTTGGGTAAGGGCATTATCCCTGTGAAGGAAGTCTTGGATATTTGCAGAAAGACTGGCGGAACTCAGGTTTATATCATAGAACAGGAAGCCTATCAGGGTAAAGCTCCAATCGCCTGCGTGAAGGAAGATTTGGAAATCATAAAAGGTTGGGGTTATTAA